One window of Hymenobacter sp. BRD128 genomic DNA carries:
- a CDS encoding bifunctional 2-polyprenyl-6-hydroxyphenol methylase/3-demethylubiquinol 3-O-methyltransferase UbiG: protein MTVSTFFDLFLDELRGNSQLTSYYKMLESPASFEFRKAYVVQRLEYILAHLPDKEAAIWDCGCGYGTTAIFLSLNGYKVHGTTLEFYYAHLPERLRYWAQFGDVSGFTYSYENLFDSPPAPASYDHIIIQDTLHHLEPLQDALAIFQRTLRPGGQLVVVEENGGNVVQNFKLYLRRGNKRIIEIYDETLKKHITIGNENIRNLATWQRELAQKGLCIAEADVQYIRLFPPFLFRNGNVPQLLAREATIWRRNSLLKETLYFGLNFTAARRG, encoded by the coding sequence ATGACCGTCAGTACGTTTTTTGACTTGTTTCTCGACGAGTTACGTGGCAACTCCCAGCTTACCAGCTACTACAAGATGCTCGAAAGCCCGGCCAGCTTTGAGTTTCGCAAGGCCTACGTAGTGCAGCGGCTAGAATATATTCTGGCGCATTTGCCCGACAAAGAGGCGGCTATCTGGGACTGCGGCTGCGGCTACGGAACCACGGCTATCTTCTTGTCTCTCAACGGCTATAAGGTGCACGGCACCACGCTCGAATTTTACTACGCCCACCTGCCCGAGCGCCTACGCTACTGGGCGCAGTTTGGCGACGTGTCGGGCTTCACTTACAGCTACGAAAACCTGTTTGACTCACCGCCCGCGCCGGCTTCCTACGACCACATCATTATCCAGGACACCCTGCACCACCTCGAGCCGCTGCAAGACGCGCTAGCCATCTTTCAGCGCACGCTGCGGCCCGGCGGCCAGCTCGTGGTGGTAGAAGAAAACGGTGGCAACGTAGTGCAAAACTTCAAGCTGTACTTGCGCCGGGGCAATAAGCGTATCATCGAAATTTACGACGAGACGCTCAAAAAGCACATTACCATTGGCAACGAGAACATTCGTAACCTAGCCACTTGGCAGCGCGAGCTCGCTCAGAAGGGCCTGTGCATTGCCGAAGCCGACGTGCAGTACATTCGGCTGTTTCCCCCCTTTCTATTTAGAAATGGCAACGTGCCGCAGCTGCTGGCCCGTGAAGCTACTATTTGGCGGCGCAACTCCCTGCTGAAGGAAACCCTGTATTTCGGCCTGAATTTTACGGCGGCCCGGCGGGGCTAG
- a CDS encoding GH92 family glycosyl hydrolase, which yields MKHVLLAALLVPGATLAQRPAPASPENLVQYAHPLVGTAKMGHTYPGATVPFGAVQLSPDTDTLSYEQNGKYNPEIYSYCAGYQYKDPTIVGFSHTHFSGTGHSDLGDFLVMPTTGPLQLNPGTADKPLGGYRSAYSHASEVAEPAYYKVRLADHDILAELTATTRVGIHQYTFPQADQSHIILDLMAGIYNYPGKNVWTFVRFENDSLVTGYRQTNGWGRTRTVYFALSFSRPFKTYGSQNYDPKQTYRGFWGRFDQAHNWPDLAAHQLRLHFDFGPTLAGDKVKLKMALSPVSTIGALANLRAEAPGWNFADYRQKGQAQWQQELAKITISAPRRVDKENFYTAMYHAFTGTTIYQDVDGQYRGLDQNNHLAKGFTNYTTFSLWDTYRALHPLYNLVQPKRNADMVQSMLAHFDQSTEHMLPVWSHYANENWCMIGYHAVPVLCDAIVLGNAPFDQNHALDACVTTARQRWYDGLGLYMDQGYVPEDKSGASVSKTLEYAFDDYCIAQAAKQLGRTDIEKEFRQRAANWQNVYDARIGFMRPRSADGSFRAKFDVLTTSDPAYIEGNAWNYSLYVPQDPSGLIAKMGGSARFVPHLDSLFTMNLPDKFFAETEDITRDGIIGNYVHGNEPAHHAAYLYNWTNQPWKTQPRIRMILNKMYHQGPDGLGGNDDCGQMSAWYIFSALGFYPVAPASGEYALGSPAVHGAVLQVGEGKTFTVTVKNQSDKNVYVQSARLNGKLLASPFLPVSEVRQGGTLEFVMGARPARH from the coding sequence ATGAAGCATGTTTTACTGGCCGCGCTGCTGGTGCCGGGGGCCACCCTGGCCCAGCGCCCCGCCCCCGCTAGCCCCGAAAACCTCGTGCAGTATGCCCACCCGCTGGTGGGCACGGCCAAGATGGGCCACACCTACCCCGGCGCCACGGTGCCCTTCGGCGCGGTGCAGCTCTCGCCCGATACCGATACGCTCAGCTACGAGCAAAACGGCAAGTACAACCCCGAAATCTACTCGTACTGCGCGGGGTATCAGTACAAAGACCCCACCATCGTGGGCTTCAGCCACACGCATTTCAGCGGCACGGGCCACTCCGATTTGGGCGATTTTTTGGTGATGCCCACCACCGGGCCGCTGCAGCTCAACCCCGGCACGGCCGATAAGCCGCTGGGCGGCTACCGCTCGGCCTACTCGCACGCCTCGGAAGTAGCCGAGCCGGCTTACTACAAAGTGCGGCTGGCCGACCACGATATTCTGGCTGAATTGACCGCCACCACCCGGGTGGGTATTCACCAATATACCTTCCCGCAAGCCGACCAGAGCCACATTATTCTGGACCTAATGGCCGGGATTTACAACTACCCCGGCAAGAACGTCTGGACGTTTGTGCGGTTCGAGAACGACTCGCTCGTGACCGGCTACCGCCAAACCAACGGCTGGGGCCGCACCCGCACGGTGTACTTCGCGCTCAGTTTTTCGCGGCCTTTCAAAACCTACGGCAGCCAGAATTATGACCCCAAGCAGACCTACCGCGGCTTCTGGGGCCGCTTCGACCAGGCGCACAACTGGCCCGACCTGGCCGCCCACCAGCTGCGCCTGCACTTCGACTTCGGGCCGACCCTAGCGGGCGATAAAGTCAAGCTCAAAATGGCGCTCTCGCCCGTGAGCACCATCGGGGCGCTGGCCAACCTGCGCGCTGAGGCTCCCGGCTGGAATTTCGCCGACTACCGGCAAAAGGGCCAGGCCCAGTGGCAGCAGGAGTTGGCCAAAATAACCATTAGCGCGCCGCGCCGGGTCGATAAGGAGAATTTCTACACGGCCATGTACCACGCCTTTACGGGCACCACCATCTACCAGGACGTGGATGGGCAGTATCGCGGCCTCGACCAGAACAACCACTTGGCCAAGGGCTTCACCAACTACACCACCTTCTCGCTCTGGGATACCTACCGGGCGCTGCACCCGCTCTACAACCTTGTGCAGCCGAAGCGCAACGCCGATATGGTGCAATCCATGCTCGCCCACTTCGACCAGAGCACCGAGCACATGCTGCCCGTGTGGAGCCACTACGCCAACGAAAACTGGTGCATGATTGGCTACCACGCGGTGCCGGTGCTCTGCGATGCCATCGTGCTCGGCAACGCGCCCTTCGACCAGAACCACGCCCTCGACGCCTGCGTCACCACCGCCCGCCAGCGCTGGTACGACGGGCTAGGCCTGTACATGGACCAGGGCTACGTGCCCGAGGACAAGAGCGGCGCCTCCGTATCGAAAACGCTGGAATACGCCTTCGACGACTACTGCATTGCCCAGGCCGCCAAGCAGTTGGGCCGGACCGATATTGAAAAGGAATTCCGTCAGCGGGCCGCCAACTGGCAGAACGTGTACGATGCCCGCATCGGCTTCATGCGCCCGCGCTCGGCCGACGGCTCGTTCCGGGCCAAGTTTGACGTGCTGACTACCAGCGACCCGGCCTACATCGAGGGCAACGCCTGGAACTACAGCCTCTACGTGCCGCAGGACCCTAGCGGGCTCATCGCCAAGATGGGCGGCAGCGCCCGCTTTGTGCCTCACCTCGACTCGCTCTTCACGATGAACCTGCCCGACAAGTTCTTCGCCGAAACCGAGGATATCACCCGCGACGGCATCATCGGCAACTACGTGCACGGCAACGAGCCCGCCCACCACGCCGCCTACCTCTACAACTGGACCAACCAGCCCTGGAAAACCCAGCCCCGCATTCGCATGATTCTGAACAAGATGTACCACCAGGGCCCCGACGGCCTCGGCGGCAACGACGACTGCGGCCAGATGAGCGCCTGGTACATCTTCTCGGCGCTGGGCTTCTACCCCGTGGCCCCCGCCTCGGGCGAGTACGCGCTCGGCAGCCCCGCCGTGCACGGCGCCGTGCTGCAAGTCGGCGAGGGCAAAACCTTTACCGTGACGGTTAAAAACCAGTCCGATAAGAATGTCTACGTGCAGTCGGCTAGGCTCAATGGCAAGCTGCTGGCTAGCCCGTTTCTACCGGTGAGCGAGGTGCGGCAGGGCGGCACGCTGGAGTTTGTGATGGGGGCACGGCCGGCGCGCCACTAG
- a CDS encoding discoidin domain-containing protein, producing the protein MKKLLLLAAGLGASLLAHGQTSPTWTQVWSDEFNGPVLDQTKWSYETGTGVNGDFGTGQLDRATARPENVAIEAGIAGADGGALRISTRRETYLDRNYTSGRLNTKDKAAWGPGHRIVARVWPQGVRTQGQGFAFWLLGNEAPAGVASLTWPQVGEVDIMEYVGSLAAYNLGTVHYAYQYNNNQYADWNHGSHGAYYSFAEQQLPDAPEWLQVDLGALYNVSRVILNWENNGTSYVVETSTDGTTWQPAYRTSTGKNGVSDLTFAAVSARFVRVTGTLRVNQYGYSLYELQVFADGSYVNLALNKLATSSSVERAALGPALAVDGDAKTRWASAYRNPPYQCCAPASTTDSAIGANGWHTYGLDWYTDRMEFFVDNNVYHIHYFNDGAVSGAVDGQNEEAEVLLNGKKVLKSEYSNMYPEWHPFEHKLYAILSAGVGGSNNTYGGPIAAGATFPADVYVDWVRVYANQVVTATAAPALAPSTAAFPNPVAATCQLTNVAENTPVKVLDVTGRLALQTKVSGGAVDLSALRAGVYVLVVQGPGGTQRVKVSKQ; encoded by the coding sequence ATGAAAAAACTTCTTCTCCTGGCCGCCGGGCTGGGCGCCAGCCTGCTGGCCCACGGCCAAACCAGCCCCACCTGGACCCAGGTATGGAGCGATGAATTTAACGGCCCCGTGCTCGACCAGACCAAGTGGAGCTACGAAACCGGCACTGGGGTCAACGGCGACTTTGGCACCGGCCAGCTCGACCGGGCCACCGCTAGGCCCGAAAACGTGGCCATTGAGGCCGGCATCGCCGGGGCCGACGGCGGCGCCCTGCGCATCAGCACCCGCCGCGAAACCTACCTCGACCGCAACTACACCAGCGGCCGTCTCAACACCAAAGACAAGGCCGCCTGGGGGCCGGGCCACCGCATCGTGGCTAGGGTGTGGCCCCAGGGCGTGCGCACGCAGGGCCAGGGTTTTGCCTTCTGGCTGCTGGGCAACGAGGCTCCGGCCGGCGTAGCGAGCCTCACCTGGCCCCAAGTGGGCGAAGTAGACATTATGGAGTACGTGGGCTCGCTGGCGGCCTACAACCTGGGCACGGTGCACTACGCCTACCAGTACAATAACAACCAGTATGCCGACTGGAACCACGGCTCGCACGGAGCCTACTACAGCTTTGCCGAGCAGCAGCTACCCGATGCCCCCGAATGGCTGCAGGTGGACCTGGGCGCGCTCTACAACGTGAGCCGCGTGATTCTAAACTGGGAAAACAACGGTACAAGCTACGTCGTCGAAACCTCGACCGACGGCACCACCTGGCAGCCCGCCTACCGCACCAGCACCGGCAAAAACGGCGTGAGCGACCTCACGTTTGCGGCCGTGAGCGCCCGCTTCGTGCGCGTCACGGGCACGCTGCGCGTCAACCAGTACGGCTACTCGCTGTATGAGCTGCAGGTATTTGCCGACGGCAGCTACGTCAACCTGGCCCTGAACAAGCTCGCCACGTCGTCGAGCGTCGAGCGCGCGGCGCTGGGGCCGGCCCTGGCCGTGGATGGCGACGCTAAAACCCGCTGGGCCAGCGCCTACCGCAACCCGCCCTACCAGTGTTGCGCACCAGCCAGCACCACCGACTCCGCCATCGGGGCCAACGGCTGGCACACCTACGGCCTCGACTGGTACACCGACCGCATGGAGTTTTTTGTCGATAACAACGTCTACCACATCCACTACTTCAACGACGGCGCGGTGTCGGGCGCCGTAGACGGGCAAAATGAAGAAGCGGAAGTCCTCCTCAACGGTAAAAAAGTGCTGAAGTCGGAATACTCGAATATGTATCCCGAGTGGCACCCCTTCGAGCATAAGCTGTATGCCATCCTGAGCGCCGGCGTGGGCGGCAGCAACAACACCTACGGCGGCCCCATCGCCGCCGGGGCCACTTTCCCGGCCGATGTGTACGTCGATTGGGTGCGCGTTTACGCCAACCAGGTCGTGACGGCCACCGCCGCCCCGGCGCTAGCCCCCTCAACTGCGGCTTTCCCCAATCCCGTAGCTGCCACCTGCCAGCTTACCAACGTGGCCGAAAACACGCCGGTAAAAGTCCTGGACGTGACCGGCCGGCTAGCCCTGCAAACCAAGGTCAGCGGCGGCGCCGTCGACCTAAGCGCCCTGCGCGCGGGCGTGTACGTGCTGGTGGTGCAGGGGCCGGGTGGGACGCAGCGGGTGAAGGTGAGCAAGCAGTAA
- the yiaA gene encoding inner membrane protein YiaA has protein sequence MSSAPVATARPSAAFIAASWFALLAGMGGFIIGLWNATMALNEKGYYFTVLMFGLFAAISLQKTVRDQLEKIPVTGLYYGLAWFATLLAILLLLVGLWNATLTLSEKGFYAMAFLLGLFGAIAVQKNTRDMRLAPGGIASGIDTDVV, from the coding sequence ATGTCTTCAGCTCCTGTTGCCACCGCCCGTCCTTCCGCCGCCTTTATTGCCGCCTCGTGGTTTGCCCTGCTCGCGGGCATGGGCGGCTTCATCATCGGCCTCTGGAACGCCACGATGGCGCTCAATGAGAAAGGCTACTACTTTACCGTGCTGATGTTTGGCCTGTTTGCCGCCATCTCGCTGCAAAAAACGGTGCGCGACCAGCTGGAGAAAATCCCCGTCACGGGCCTTTATTACGGCCTGGCTTGGTTTGCTACGCTGCTGGCCATCCTGCTGCTGCTCGTCGGCCTCTGGAACGCGACGCTCACGCTCAGCGAGAAGGGCTTCTACGCTATGGCCTTTCTGCTCGGGCTGTTCGGGGCCATCGCCGTGCAGAAGAACACGCGCGACATGCGCCTGGCGCCGGGCGGCATTGCTTCGGGAATCGATACTGACGTGGTTTAG
- a CDS encoding M28 family metallopeptidase, protein MRFSTLRPWLAPAAAGLLLAGCQSNSSTSQTTATGQPTEAAPTDTASVPTPNDGITPALLARHIKVLASDEFQGRRPFTAGEEKATDYLASEFKKLGLKPGNGSSYFQPVPLVEIAGKPDSTATIAGKGKSLTLHYRRDYMFLTEREKPMVEIKNSPLVFAGYGVTAPEYKWDDYAGLDVKGKTVVVLINDPGNAGQDTTMFKGKEMTYYGRWMYKYEEAARHGATGLVIIHDTKPASYPWTVVQSSNGGSKLHPTTPDHGASKVALEGWMTLDAAKRMFEAAGLQYDALYAAANKPGFKATDLGLSLTTTLHNKITYKTSKNVVAVLPGTTRPQEYIIYSAHWDHLGIGPAVKGDSIYNGALDNASGCAGLLAIANGFVQAKEKPQRSIVFLAVTGEEQGLLGSDYYAQHPIFPLKNTVADINMDELLAFGPMRDVTITGYGQSELDDYARTAAKEQNRYVIPYQHPETGSFYRSDHFSFAKVGVPALYASGAFESRLHGKAFAEKQREEFEANNYHQPSDQFDPKWDLRGAAQDARLLFRIGQRLASETTFPQWKAGSEFRAVRLKSRPQ, encoded by the coding sequence ATGCGTTTTTCTACCCTACGACCCTGGCTAGCCCCGGCGGCGGCCGGCCTGCTGCTAGCGGGCTGCCAGAGCAATTCTTCCACCTCCCAAACCACCGCCACCGGCCAGCCCACCGAGGCGGCGCCCACCGATACGGCCAGCGTGCCCACGCCCAACGACGGCATTACGCCCGCGCTGCTGGCCCGGCACATCAAGGTGCTGGCCTCGGATGAGTTTCAGGGCCGGCGGCCGTTTACGGCGGGCGAGGAAAAGGCCACTGATTACCTGGCCAGCGAGTTTAAGAAGCTTGGGCTGAAGCCGGGCAACGGCAGCAGCTACTTTCAGCCGGTGCCGCTTGTCGAGATTGCCGGCAAGCCCGACTCCACGGCGACCATCGCTGGCAAAGGCAAGAGCCTGACGCTGCACTACCGACGCGACTACATGTTTTTGACCGAGCGCGAAAAGCCTATGGTTGAAATCAAAAATTCGCCGCTGGTATTTGCCGGCTACGGCGTCACGGCCCCCGAATATAAGTGGGATGACTACGCCGGCCTCGACGTGAAGGGCAAGACCGTGGTGGTGCTCATCAACGACCCCGGCAACGCGGGCCAGGACACTACTATGTTTAAGGGCAAGGAGATGACCTACTACGGCCGCTGGATGTACAAGTACGAAGAGGCCGCCCGCCACGGCGCCACCGGCTTGGTCATTATCCACGACACCAAGCCCGCTTCTTATCCTTGGACGGTGGTGCAAAGCAGCAACGGCGGCTCTAAGTTGCACCCGACCACGCCCGACCACGGCGCCAGCAAGGTGGCCCTCGAAGGCTGGATGACCCTCGACGCGGCCAAGCGGATGTTTGAGGCCGCCGGCCTGCAGTACGACGCCCTGTACGCCGCCGCCAACAAGCCGGGCTTCAAGGCCACAGACCTGGGCCTGAGCCTGACGACCACGCTGCACAATAAAATCACCTACAAAACCTCCAAGAACGTGGTGGCCGTGCTGCCCGGCACCACCCGGCCGCAGGAGTATATTATTTACTCGGCGCACTGGGACCACCTCGGCATTGGCCCGGCCGTGAAGGGCGACTCGATTTACAACGGCGCGCTCGACAACGCCAGCGGCTGCGCGGGCCTGCTGGCCATCGCCAACGGCTTCGTGCAGGCCAAGGAGAAGCCCCAGCGCAGCATCGTGTTCCTGGCCGTGACGGGTGAGGAGCAGGGCCTGCTCGGGTCGGACTACTACGCCCAGCACCCGATTTTCCCGCTCAAAAACACGGTGGCCGATATTAACATGGATGAGCTGCTGGCCTTCGGGCCGATGCGCGACGTGACCATCACCGGCTACGGGCAGTCGGAACTCGACGATTATGCCCGCACTGCCGCCAAGGAGCAGAACCGCTACGTCATCCCCTACCAGCACCCCGAAACTGGCAGCTTCTACCGCTCCGACCACTTCAGCTTTGCCAAGGTGGGCGTGCCGGCGCTCTACGCCAGCGGCGCCTTCGAGAGCCGCCTGCACGGCAAGGCTTTCGCCGAAAAGCAGCGCGAAGAGTTTGAGGCTAACAACTACCACCAGCCTTCCGACCAGTTCGACCCCAAGTGGGACCTGCGCGGCGCGGCCCAGGATGCGCGCCTGCTCTTCCGCATCGGCCAGCGGCTAGCCAGCGAAACCACCTTTCCGCAGTGGAAAGCCGGCTCCGAGTTCCGGGCCGTGCGCCTGAAAAGCCGGCCGCAGTAA
- a CDS encoding outer membrane beta-barrel protein, which produces MGLLAAPLASHAQARAAVRGTVASPAGAAVEFATVTLHRAADSVVVKTEFSDAQGAFRLDAPASRSYRVSVAQVGYGRYWSAPFELPEGGLALPAIRLVTSQATALKEVTVTGRKPLYERRADRTVVNVADSPLSSGATTLDVLGRSPGITLSTSNELSLRGRQGLLVVIDGKRTPLSGNDLAEYLRSLPAEQLQSIELITNPPASYDAQGGAGVIAINLKKDQRLGTNGTANASYGYSEQGKFTGGLALNHRRKNLNVYGNYAYTDRHYFSRIDFNRQFAATAALPAGGTVQSNDQLAHLRSHSGKVGLDLNLSKRTLLGASVTGLASNSSLATTSQTVSVDEAGTPTDRYHALTAWDVSRPSGSANINLRHAFADSANAATLTADADYARYNLTRLSNQNVYYDTSGQPGSLLSGNQHSRLGIGAAKVDFSQPLPHRTRLDVGAKATQVVSDNDVAFASTANNQTYPRPDISSQFSYHENVNAAYASLRGALPKTTLQAGLRAEQTNILATQYGATLREQHYLQLFPSALVERTVNDRHALTLAVARRIDRPNYQQLNPLRTYPDATSYISGNPNLMASTSYNFELTHTYRQKFSTGLAYSRSDLPIVSVVQPSPDGGRLVVSQNVNLSTRHFYTLTFTAPLTLTKWWTLYANALLYYNRYVGELNGTNLDRGRFACNLTANNSFTIPKGWLAELNGLYESREVYGFQVIQARGQVSAGLQKSLWHKQGTFRLNVADIFYTTPNRATTTYDNFTESYYSRLDTRIVTAALTYRFGNGKVAAARRRAAGADEELRRAAGQ; this is translated from the coding sequence ATGGGATTGCTGGCGGCGCCGCTGGCCAGCCACGCGCAGGCGCGTGCGGCCGTGCGCGGCACCGTGGCTAGCCCGGCCGGCGCGGCCGTGGAGTTTGCCACCGTCACGCTGCACCGCGCCGCCGATTCGGTGGTGGTCAAAACCGAGTTCAGCGATGCGCAGGGCGCGTTTCGGCTCGACGCGCCGGCCAGCCGAAGCTACCGCGTGTCAGTGGCGCAGGTGGGCTACGGGCGCTACTGGAGCGCGCCGTTTGAGCTGCCCGAGGGCGGGCTAGCCCTGCCGGCTATCCGCTTAGTAACTAGCCAGGCCACGGCGTTGAAAGAAGTAACCGTGACGGGCCGCAAGCCGCTTTACGAGCGCCGGGCCGACCGCACCGTGGTCAACGTGGCCGACAGCCCACTCTCCTCAGGAGCCACCACGCTCGACGTGCTGGGCCGCTCGCCCGGCATCACGCTAAGCACCTCTAATGAGCTTAGCCTGCGCGGCCGCCAAGGACTGCTTGTGGTTATCGACGGCAAGCGCACGCCGCTCTCCGGCAACGACCTGGCCGAGTACCTGCGCTCCTTGCCCGCCGAGCAGCTGCAAAGCATCGAGCTGATTACTAACCCACCCGCCAGCTATGATGCCCAGGGCGGGGCCGGCGTCATTGCCATTAATCTCAAGAAAGACCAACGCCTGGGCACCAATGGCACCGCTAATGCCAGCTACGGCTACAGCGAGCAGGGCAAGTTTACGGGTGGGCTAGCCCTCAACCACCGCCGCAAAAACCTGAACGTGTACGGCAACTACGCCTACACCGACCGCCACTATTTCTCCCGCATTGATTTCAACCGGCAGTTTGCGGCTACGGCAGCGCTCCCGGCTGGCGGCACGGTGCAAAGTAATGACCAGCTCGCGCACCTGCGCTCACACTCGGGCAAGGTGGGCCTCGACCTCAACCTCTCGAAGCGGACGCTGCTGGGTGCGTCGGTGACGGGCTTGGCTAGCAATTCTTCGCTCGCGACTACCAGCCAAACCGTGTCGGTAGACGAGGCGGGCACGCCCACCGACCGCTACCACGCCCTCACGGCCTGGGACGTGAGCCGGCCCAGCGGCAGTGCCAATATCAATCTGCGCCATGCCTTTGCCGACTCGGCCAACGCCGCCACGCTCACGGCCGATGCCGACTACGCCCGCTATAACCTCACCCGCCTGAGCAATCAGAACGTGTATTATGACACGTCGGGCCAGCCCGGCAGCTTGCTCAGCGGCAACCAGCACAGCCGCCTCGGCATCGGGGCGGCTAAGGTCGATTTTAGCCAACCCCTGCCCCACCGCACCCGCCTCGACGTGGGCGCCAAGGCCACGCAGGTGGTATCGGACAACGATGTAGCCTTTGCGAGCACAGCTAATAATCAGACCTACCCGCGCCCCGATATTTCGAGCCAGTTCAGCTACCACGAAAATGTGAACGCCGCCTACGCCAGCCTGCGCGGAGCCTTGCCCAAAACCACGCTTCAAGCTGGCCTGCGCGCCGAACAAACCAACATTCTGGCCACGCAGTACGGCGCTACGCTACGCGAGCAGCACTACCTCCAGCTATTTCCCAGCGCCCTGGTCGAACGTACCGTCAACGACCGCCACGCGCTGACCCTGGCCGTGGCCCGGCGCATCGACCGGCCCAACTACCAGCAGCTCAACCCGCTGCGCACCTACCCGGATGCCACCTCCTATATCTCGGGCAACCCTAACCTGATGGCTTCGACTAGCTACAACTTCGAGCTGACGCATACCTACCGCCAGAAATTCAGCACCGGGCTAGCTTACTCGCGCTCCGACCTGCCCATCGTGAGCGTGGTGCAGCCTTCGCCCGACGGTGGGCGCCTCGTGGTCAGCCAAAATGTAAACTTAAGTACCCGGCATTTTTACACGCTTACGTTCACCGCGCCGCTTACGCTTACCAAGTGGTGGACGCTCTACGCTAATGCTTTACTTTATTACAACCGCTACGTGGGCGAGCTAAATGGCACCAACCTTGACCGTGGCCGCTTTGCCTGCAACCTCACCGCCAACAACAGCTTCACCATACCCAAGGGTTGGCTAGCCGAGCTCAACGGCCTCTACGAATCGCGCGAAGTCTATGGCTTTCAGGTTATTCAGGCGCGTGGCCAGGTGTCGGCAGGCCTGCAAAAAAGCCTCTGGCACAAGCAGGGCACCTTTCGCCTGAACGTGGCCGACATCTTCTACACCACGCCCAATCGCGCCACCACTACCTACGACAACTTCACCGAGAGCTACTACTCGCGCCTCGACACGCGCATCGTGACGGCCGCTCTCACCTACCGCTTCGGCAATGGCAAGGTGGCCGCCGCCCGCCGCCGCGCCGCCGGCGCCGATGAAGAGCTGCGCCGCGCCGCCGGGCAGTAG
- the holA gene encoding DNA polymerase III subunit delta, whose product MNTDADAILKAVQQRQFQPVYFLQGEEPYFIDTVADALEASVLPASERSFNQTVLYGKDTDTAGILGQAKRFPMMSDYSVVIVKEAQAVADLESEKAWPFLEAYLKNPLASTVLVLCYKHKTLDSRKKLGKLLAGKDAPGVALMTSKKLYDNQVPQWLGGYVRARKQQITPGATALLAEYIGADLGRLANEVNKLLLNVKPGQAIDEDLVQRLVGISKEYNIFELQRALVQRDVLKANRILTHFAANPKANPLIPNLTLLFNFFTRLLMLHQAGPNPSDAELQKMGINKFAQKEYQLAQRQFGPERTIDLIHLIRRADAQSKGIESGSMDEGEILRELVWLILHPVPVAAVE is encoded by the coding sequence TTGAATACCGACGCCGACGCCATTCTCAAAGCTGTGCAGCAGCGGCAGTTTCAGCCGGTGTATTTTTTGCAGGGCGAGGAACCGTATTTCATTGATACCGTGGCCGACGCGCTCGAAGCCAGCGTGCTGCCCGCGAGCGAGCGCAGCTTTAACCAAACGGTGCTCTACGGCAAGGACACCGATACGGCGGGCATTCTGGGTCAGGCCAAGCGCTTTCCGATGATGAGCGATTACTCGGTGGTAATCGTGAAAGAAGCCCAGGCCGTGGCTGACCTGGAGAGCGAGAAAGCCTGGCCTTTTCTGGAGGCCTACCTCAAAAACCCGCTCGCCAGCACCGTACTCGTGCTCTGCTACAAGCACAAAACCCTCGACTCGCGCAAGAAGCTCGGCAAGCTGCTGGCCGGCAAGGACGCGCCCGGCGTGGCCCTAATGACGAGCAAAAAGCTCTACGACAACCAGGTGCCGCAGTGGCTGGGCGGCTACGTGCGGGCGCGCAAGCAGCAGATTACGCCCGGCGCCACGGCCCTGCTGGCCGAGTACATCGGCGCCGACCTGGGGAGGCTAGCCAACGAGGTGAACAAGCTGCTGCTCAACGTGAAGCCCGGCCAGGCCATCGACGAGGACCTGGTGCAGCGCCTGGTGGGCATTAGCAAGGAGTACAATATTTTTGAGTTGCAGCGGGCGCTGGTGCAGCGCGACGTGCTCAAGGCCAACCGCATTCTCACGCACTTTGCGGCTAATCCCAAGGCTAACCCGCTGATTCCCAATCTTACGCTGCTGTTTAATTTCTTCACCCGACTCTTGATGCTGCACCAAGCTGGCCCTAATCCCTCGGATGCGGAACTGCAGAAGATGGGCATCAACAAGTTTGCCCAGAAAGAATACCAACTGGCTCAGCGCCAGTTCGGCCCCGAGCGCACCATCGACCTCATCCACCTCATCCGGCGGGCCGATGCCCAGAGCAAGGGCATCGAGAGCGGTAGCATGGATGAGGGCGAAATTCTACGTGAGCTGGTGTGGCTGATACTGCACCCGGTGCCGGTGGCAGCCGTAGAGTAA